In Natrinema amylolyticum, the following are encoded in one genomic region:
- a CDS encoding UbiA family prenyltransferase: MAGGVRSGTDGDGDSGALEETDRDTGGRAIAGAYAELVRLPNLFTAPPDVLLGAALVAAAGHEPLPVTVAGLAASSVLLYAAGTTLNDAFDAPVDARERPERPIPSGRVSRPTAFGLGFALLVLAVGIAFAVAGGPAAVAAGLVAVAIVAYDGLLKGTAAGFLAMGTTRGLNVVLGTTAAGGVVLGAPVRLLAVPAVVTGYIAAVTFIAARETEGGNRGAVAVAALGAGAAALAVGWVLVAVGPAALETVAAIAFAAAFCWWVGRPLRAAYADPVPSTVGPAVGACVLGLVLLDAAFAAVVGIQWGIAAAVFLVPAVGLARVFDVT, from the coding sequence GTGGCCGGCGGCGTCCGATCGGGAACCGACGGAGACGGCGACTCGGGCGCGCTCGAGGAGACGGATCGGGACACCGGCGGCCGAGCCATCGCGGGCGCGTACGCCGAACTGGTCCGCCTGCCGAACCTCTTTACGGCGCCGCCGGACGTGCTCCTCGGGGCCGCGCTCGTCGCCGCCGCCGGCCACGAGCCGCTGCCGGTCACGGTCGCGGGACTCGCGGCCAGTTCGGTGCTCCTCTACGCCGCTGGGACGACGCTCAACGACGCCTTCGACGCGCCCGTCGACGCTCGAGAGCGGCCCGAACGTCCGATTCCGTCCGGTCGCGTCTCTCGGCCCACCGCGTTCGGACTCGGATTCGCGCTCCTGGTTCTCGCGGTCGGGATCGCGTTCGCCGTCGCGGGCGGCCCCGCCGCCGTCGCCGCCGGGCTGGTCGCCGTCGCCATCGTCGCCTACGACGGCCTCCTGAAGGGGACCGCCGCCGGTTTCCTCGCGATGGGGACGACGCGCGGGCTGAACGTCGTGCTGGGCACGACCGCGGCCGGGGGTGTGGTACTCGGGGCACCGGTTCGACTGCTCGCCGTCCCCGCCGTCGTTACCGGCTACATCGCTGCCGTCACGTTCATCGCCGCTCGAGAGACCGAAGGCGGGAATCGTGGGGCCGTCGCGGTCGCCGCTCTGGGTGCGGGCGCAGCGGCGCTCGCCGTCGGCTGGGTTCTCGTCGCCGTCGGTCCGGCCGCGCTCGAGACGGTAGCTGCAATCGCGTTCGCCGCCGCGTTCTGCTGGTGGGTCGGCCGACCCCTGCGAGCCGCGTACGCCGATCCGGTGCCGAGCACCGTCGGGCCGGCGGTCGGGGCGTGCGTCCTCGGGCTCGTGTTACTCGACGCGGCCTTCGCCGCGGTGGTCGGGATCCAGTGGGGGATCGCTGCCGCCGTCTTTCTCGTTCCCGCGGTGGGCCTCGCTCGCGTCTTCGACGTGACGTGA
- a CDS encoding sugar phosphate isomerase/epimerase family protein, which translates to MQFGFSTNAFREYQLEDAIEAIADAGYDGVELLLDEPHLYPPDCTDDERERVEKVLERNDIAVSNGNAFMLTAIEGFHHPSYIEPDEEYRRKRIDYTLAALETAADLGLPYISIEPGGPIPEGKSREWAMDTFVDSLEELIPTAEDLDVDLLVEPEPDLLIETADEFLALLERVDSPRVRCNFDAGHFYCVGEDPAELVEPLWDHTSHYHLEDIPADRTHEHTRLGDGAMDIDAFLGELETRGYDGFVTVELYPYEETPIETAREAMDYLEERGWA; encoded by the coding sequence ATGCAGTTCGGCTTCTCCACCAACGCCTTCCGGGAGTACCAACTCGAGGACGCGATCGAGGCCATCGCCGACGCGGGCTACGATGGCGTCGAACTGCTGCTCGACGAGCCGCACCTCTATCCGCCCGACTGCACCGACGACGAGCGCGAGCGCGTCGAGAAAGTCCTCGAGCGGAACGACATCGCCGTCAGCAACGGCAACGCCTTCATGCTGACCGCGATCGAGGGCTTTCACCACCCCTCCTATATCGAACCGGACGAGGAGTACCGACGGAAACGGATCGACTACACCCTCGCGGCGCTCGAGACCGCGGCCGACCTCGGCCTCCCCTACATCTCGATCGAACCCGGCGGGCCGATTCCCGAGGGCAAGTCCCGCGAGTGGGCGATGGATACCTTCGTCGACAGTCTCGAGGAACTCATCCCCACGGCCGAGGACCTCGACGTCGACCTGCTCGTCGAGCCCGAACCCGACCTGCTGATCGAGACCGCAGACGAGTTCCTCGCCCTCCTCGAGCGCGTCGACTCGCCACGCGTGCGCTGTAACTTCGACGCCGGCCACTTCTACTGCGTCGGCGAGGACCCGGCCGAACTCGTCGAACCGCTCTGGGACCACACGAGCCACTACCACCTCGAGGACATCCCCGCCGACCGGACCCACGAGCACACCCGACTCGGCGACGGGGCGATGGACATCGACGCCTTCCTGGGCGAACTCGAGACACGGGGCTACGACGGCTTCGTCACCGTCGAACTCTACCCCTACGAGGAGACGCCGATCGAGACCGCGCGGGAAGCGATGGACTACCTCGAGGAACGCGGGTGGGCGTAG
- a CDS encoding TatD family hydrolase encodes MRIIDPHMHMVSRSADDYRRARRAGIECCIEPAFWSGQDKRNAGSFFDYFEQIIEHETDRADRAAGMDHYVTIGLEPKEANYRDMAEAVVDRIPEYLDRDPVVGVGEIGFDQVTDDEEWAFRRQLEIAEERELPVIIHTPHTDKPSGTERIVEIIEEMGVTQERIIIDHNTENTIDISTRTDCWIGFTLYPGKIETESAIDLLEEYGTDNMIFNSAADWDPSDPLAVPKARDTMLDRGWDREEVRKVVFENPYEFFDQSPNFDYEA; translated from the coding sequence ATGCGAATTATCGATCCGCATATGCATATGGTCTCGCGCTCGGCCGACGACTACCGGCGAGCGCGGCGGGCGGGTATCGAGTGCTGTATCGAGCCCGCGTTCTGGAGCGGTCAGGACAAACGCAACGCCGGCTCTTTCTTCGATTACTTCGAGCAGATCATCGAGCACGAGACCGACCGCGCCGACCGGGCCGCCGGCATGGACCACTACGTGACGATCGGCCTCGAGCCGAAGGAAGCCAACTACCGCGACATGGCCGAGGCGGTCGTCGACCGGATTCCGGAGTACCTCGACCGAGACCCGGTCGTCGGCGTCGGCGAGATCGGGTTCGATCAGGTCACCGACGACGAGGAGTGGGCGTTCCGCCGGCAACTCGAGATCGCCGAAGAGCGCGAACTCCCGGTCATCATTCACACGCCCCACACCGACAAGCCGTCGGGCACCGAACGCATCGTCGAGATCATCGAGGAGATGGGCGTCACCCAGGAGCGGATCATCATCGACCACAACACCGAAAACACGATCGACATCTCGACGCGGACGGACTGCTGGATCGGCTTCACGCTCTATCCCGGGAAGATCGAGACCGAGTCGGCGATCGACCTGCTCGAGGAGTACGGCACCGACAACATGATTTTCAACAGCGCGGCCGACTGGGATCCGTCCGATCCGCTGGCGGTGCCGAAGGCCCGCGACACGATGCTCGACCGGGGCTGGGATCGCGAGGAGGTCCGCAAAGTGGTCTTCGAGAACCCCTACGAGTTCTTCGACCAATCGCCGAACTTCGACTACGAGGCCTGA
- a CDS encoding inositol-3-phosphate synthase: MSQGTESADDERTGVWLVGARGNVATMSIVGARAISQGLTDTTGMVTERDPVSSLDLPPVEGLVFGGHDIESESLVARAERQRDRNGVPDADTLESVQDDLAAIDERIEVGTAVNCGAAVSEESERLDESLSIRDVVDQIRDDYETFRDTHDLDRLVVVNVASTEPELAEPERYDTRDALERAIDDDDRDLPASVLYAYAAIVDDHPFVNFTPSTGNALGGVRELAAENGVPHMGRDAKTGETLVKSALAPMFAGRNLHVMSWEGHNILGNEDGLVLEDEANAAGKLASKGDVLDSILPDIGHNRVRIDYTPSLADWKTAWDYIHFEGFLETEMKMQFTWEGSDSALAAPLVLDLVRLVAHADEHDDGGLQPHLASFFKAPIGVDEHDFSRQLDRLYDYAERHR, encoded by the coding sequence ATGAGCCAGGGGACGGAGTCGGCGGACGACGAGCGAACCGGCGTCTGGCTCGTCGGCGCTCGAGGGAACGTCGCGACGATGTCCATCGTCGGTGCCCGCGCCATCTCCCAGGGGCTGACCGACACGACCGGGATGGTCACGGAACGCGACCCGGTCTCGAGTCTCGATCTCCCGCCGGTCGAGGGACTCGTCTTCGGCGGTCACGACATCGAATCGGAGTCGCTCGTCGCACGGGCCGAGCGCCAGCGCGATCGGAACGGCGTTCCCGACGCCGACACGCTCGAGTCGGTCCAGGACGATCTGGCCGCCATCGACGAGCGGATCGAAGTCGGGACGGCAGTCAACTGCGGTGCGGCCGTCTCCGAGGAGAGCGAACGGTTAGACGAGAGCCTGTCGATCCGGGACGTCGTCGATCAGATCCGGGACGACTACGAGACCTTCCGCGACACGCACGACCTCGATCGCCTCGTGGTCGTCAACGTCGCCTCGACGGAACCCGAACTGGCGGAGCCGGAGCGCTACGACACTCGCGACGCCCTCGAGCGAGCGATCGACGATGACGACCGCGACCTCCCGGCGAGCGTCCTCTACGCCTACGCCGCGATCGTCGATGACCACCCGTTCGTCAACTTCACGCCGAGTACGGGCAACGCACTCGGCGGCGTCCGCGAACTCGCGGCCGAAAACGGCGTCCCCCACATGGGCCGCGACGCGAAGACCGGCGAGACGCTCGTCAAATCCGCGCTCGCGCCCATGTTCGCCGGGCGCAACCTGCACGTAATGAGCTGGGAGGGCCACAACATCCTCGGCAACGAGGACGGCCTCGTCCTCGAGGACGAGGCGAACGCCGCGGGCAAGCTCGCGAGCAAGGGTGACGTGCTCGATTCGATCCTCCCCGACATCGGCCACAACCGCGTTCGAATCGACTACACCCCGTCGCTGGCCGACTGGAAGACCGCCTGGGACTACATCCACTTCGAGGGCTTTCTCGAGACGGAAATGAAGATGCAGTTCACCTGGGAAGGGTCCGATTCCGCGCTGGCCGCGCCGCTCGTCCTCGATCTGGTGCGGCTGGTCGCCCACGCCGACGAACACGACGACGGCGGGCTCCAGCCCCACCTCGCGTCGTTCTTCAAGGCCCCGATCGGCGTGGACGAACACGACTTCTCTCGGCAGCTGGATCGACTATACGACTACGCCGAGCGGCATCGCTGA
- a CDS encoding alkaline phosphatase family protein: protein MTESPSTETTDTAGRAIVLDVVGLQPHHIDAERTPTLESHFPTESVTDLRPPFPAVTVPAQTTLATGRGPGEHGDVSSGEYDRERDAAEFWERDRNGRDRIWETASDEAGLTTGVLNFQHLIGTSADVAVTPSPIEDENNDILEMNCWTNPDGFYDDLREELGHFPLHNYWGPGANEEGSRWILAAAREAIDRFDPDLLWIYVPHLDYVGQSDGPESDAFQEELAVVDDLLAAFLDDLAETDRWEETVLTLVSEYGFHDVDRPVFPNRALREADLLETDGDGDVDVAASDAFAMVDHQIAHVYADDGSTDAARDTLAGLEGVDAVLDESSKAERGIDHPNAGEFVLVADPDSWFQYYWWTDRANAPPYATEMDIHAKPGFDPCELFFGDEGLVSLDASKVSGSHGRVDESAFGTFGLGGPAAPALEGDEPVDATDVTPTLVDLLGLEGALSTDIAGSSIRPDRE, encoded by the coding sequence ATGACTGAATCACCGAGTACAGAGACGACCGACACCGCTGGCCGCGCGATCGTCCTCGACGTCGTCGGCCTCCAACCCCACCATATCGACGCCGAGCGAACGCCGACCCTTGAGTCGCACTTCCCGACCGAATCGGTGACCGACCTCCGGCCGCCGTTCCCCGCCGTCACGGTGCCCGCCCAGACGACGCTCGCGACCGGGCGCGGTCCCGGCGAGCACGGCGACGTCTCGAGTGGCGAGTACGACCGCGAGCGCGACGCCGCCGAGTTCTGGGAGCGCGACCGCAACGGTCGCGACCGGATCTGGGAGACCGCCAGCGACGAGGCGGGGCTGACCACCGGCGTCCTGAACTTCCAGCACCTGATCGGGACGAGTGCCGACGTCGCGGTCACCCCCTCGCCGATCGAGGACGAGAACAACGACATCCTCGAGATGAACTGCTGGACCAATCCGGACGGCTTCTACGACGACCTCCGCGAGGAGCTGGGCCACTTCCCGCTGCACAACTACTGGGGCCCCGGCGCGAACGAGGAGGGGAGCCGTTGGATCCTCGCAGCCGCGCGAGAGGCGATCGATCGCTTCGATCCCGATCTGCTGTGGATCTACGTCCCGCATCTGGACTACGTCGGCCAGAGCGACGGACCCGAAAGCGACGCCTTCCAGGAGGAACTCGCCGTCGTCGACGATCTGCTCGCGGCGTTTCTCGACGACCTCGCCGAGACCGACCGCTGGGAGGAGACCGTCCTCACGCTCGTCAGCGAGTACGGCTTTCACGACGTGGATCGGCCGGTGTTCCCGAACCGCGCGCTTCGCGAGGCCGACCTCCTCGAGACCGACGGGGACGGCGACGTCGACGTCGCCGCCTCGGACGCATTCGCCATGGTCGACCATCAGATCGCCCACGTCTACGCCGACGACGGGTCGACCGACGCCGCTCGCGACACGCTCGCAGGACTCGAGGGGGTCGACGCCGTTCTCGATGAATCGAGCAAGGCCGAGCGCGGGATCGACCACCCGAACGCGGGCGAGTTCGTCCTCGTGGCCGATCCCGACAGCTGGTTCCAGTACTACTGGTGGACGGACCGCGCGAACGCACCGCCGTACGCGACCGAGATGGACATCCACGCCAAACCCGGCTTCGATCCCTGCGAACTGTTCTTCGGCGACGAGGGACTCGTCTCGCTCGACGCCTCGAAGGTCAGCGGCTCTCACGGCCGCGTCGACGAGTCCGCATTCGGGACGTTCGGCCTCGGCGGCCCGGCCGCACCTGCGCTCGAGGGCGACGAGCCCGTCGACGCCACTGACGTGACGCCGACGCTCGTCGATCTGTTAGGGCTCGAGGGGGCGCTCTCGACGGACATCGCCGGCTCGTCGATTCGTCCGGACCGAGAGTAA
- a CDS encoding zinc ribbon domain-containing protein, whose amino-acid sequence MTLIFVGAILSLCLLPSVCFLGFWYGLVRMQRSSLIARTSDRAGHTDPAVTWGDVIDAYADPQKRLFGPPSDSQTPATRADQCSACAADNDSVASFCQNCFRKLE is encoded by the coding sequence ATGACCCTGATATTCGTGGGGGCGATCCTGTCACTCTGCCTCCTCCCGTCGGTCTGTTTCCTCGGATTCTGGTACGGGCTCGTCCGCATGCAGCGGAGTTCACTGATCGCCCGCACGAGCGATCGCGCGGGTCACACTGATCCCGCAGTCACGTGGGGCGACGTTATCGACGCGTACGCCGATCCACAGAAACGCCTCTTTGGGCCCCCATCCGATTCGCAGACACCGGCGACTCGCGCCGATCAGTGTTCCGCGTGTGCCGCTGACAACGACTCGGTCGCGTCGTTCTGTCAGAACTGCTTTCGGAAACTCGAGTGA
- the lrp gene encoding HTH-type transcriptional regulator Lrp, producing MTYEHLDSDLVNELLDDGRASLRSLAEELDVSVTTVSNHLSDLEDEGVIEGYTPKIDYDAVGYDVTAVMQLKAEGNALPEITETLKDHRQMISVYEVTGDYDVIAIGKFKDTDDMNDQIKTLITDPDINQSNTSIVLNAVSENEQFELDTE from the coding sequence ATGACCTACGAACACCTGGATTCAGATCTGGTAAACGAACTGCTCGACGACGGCCGCGCGAGTCTGCGAAGTCTCGCCGAGGAACTCGACGTCTCCGTCACCACCGTGTCGAACCACCTCTCCGATCTCGAGGACGAGGGCGTGATCGAGGGCTACACGCCGAAGATCGACTACGACGCGGTCGGCTACGACGTGACCGCCGTCATGCAACTCAAAGCCGAAGGGAACGCGCTCCCCGAGATCACGGAGACGCTGAAGGATCACCGCCAGATGATCTCCGTCTACGAAGTTACGGGAGATTACGACGTGATCGCCATCGGGAAGTTCAAAGATACGGACGACATGAACGACCAGATCAAGACGCTAATCACCGATCCGGATATCAATCAGTCGAATACGAGCATCGTTCTCAACGCCGTCTCCGAGAACGAACAGTTCGAACTCGACACCGAGTGA
- a CDS encoding HalOD1 output domain-containing protein — protein MGQSLAVDTDEVHERIVTGVATLEDADPLSLPPLFEAVDPDALAAIFATTESGERRSGRIGFSYADHEITVEFDQRGDPVVTID, from the coding sequence ATGGGCCAATCCCTCGCAGTCGACACCGACGAGGTGCACGAGCGGATCGTCACCGGCGTCGCGACGCTCGAGGACGCCGATCCACTGTCGTTACCACCGTTGTTCGAGGCGGTCGATCCCGATGCGCTCGCAGCGATCTTTGCGACGACGGAATCCGGCGAGCGTCGATCCGGTCGAATCGGATTTTCGTACGCCGACCACGAGATAACGGTCGAGTTCGATCAGCGCGGCGATCCCGTCGTGACGATCGACTGA
- a CDS encoding MOSC domain-containing protein: protein MARLNRLRVYPVKGLDGIDLEAADVLEGGTLAHDREFALFDPDGDVFNGKRTDRVHALDTEYDPVTGTLAVETPDGEERQFDLEADRETAESWFSEFFDAELSLERDTSLGFVDRREMGPSVVSTATLETVASWFDEMSVESARRRIRANIEVSGVDPFWEDRFVGADAPAFEIGDVRFEGVTPCGRCVVPQRDPDTGEPIAEFQSQFVRKREETFPEWADADAFDHYYSLMIITRVLEADRGETLRVGDPVEIESAAQ from the coding sequence ATGGCACGACTCAACCGGCTCAGGGTCTATCCGGTGAAGGGGCTCGACGGCATCGATCTCGAGGCGGCCGACGTCCTCGAGGGCGGAACGCTGGCCCACGACAGGGAGTTCGCGCTGTTCGATCCCGACGGCGATGTTTTCAACGGCAAGCGGACGGATCGAGTGCACGCGCTCGATACCGAGTACGATCCCGTGACGGGCACGCTCGCGGTCGAGACGCCCGACGGCGAGGAACGGCAGTTCGATCTCGAGGCCGACCGTGAGACCGCCGAATCCTGGTTCAGCGAGTTCTTCGACGCGGAGCTCTCGCTCGAGCGGGACACGTCGCTGGGGTTCGTCGATCGGCGTGAGATGGGGCCGTCAGTCGTCAGTACGGCGACGCTCGAGACGGTCGCGTCCTGGTTCGACGAAATGAGCGTCGAGAGCGCTCGGCGGCGAATCCGGGCGAACATCGAGGTGTCAGGCGTCGACCCGTTCTGGGAGGATCGGTTTGTCGGCGCGGACGCGCCGGCGTTCGAGATCGGTGACGTTCGGTTCGAGGGGGTGACGCCCTGTGGACGGTGTGTCGTCCCGCAGCGGGATCCCGATACCGGGGAGCCGATCGCGGAGTTTCAGTCGCAGTTCGTTCGAAAGCGGGAGGAAACGTTCCCCGAGTGGGCGGACGCCGACGCGTTCGACCACTACTACTCGCTGATGATCATCACGCGCGTTCTCGAGGCCGATCGCGGCGAGACGCTCCGCGTCGGCGACCCGGTCGAAATCGAGTCGGCGGCTCAGTGA
- a CDS encoding helix-turn-helix transcriptional regulator, whose translation MGDRTGDEIEMLEYVTRSPTRVRILETLAAEGDVSRDALRTVVDVVRTTLQRNLDGLAERGLLRERDRRYELTSAGALVATAVTTAVDRVGAAIRLRPVLERIPATELGFDLERLVDATVVESTTANPYAPVERHAASLADAAHVRAILPATGANPLETSREAIESGAVFELLVTESVAETLRTDPAIADTFAAMVDAESLSVSIVEDEIPFYLGVVDDAVQIGVHDESGLPTALLESTDARVREWAIGRFETLAERATEMDIDE comes from the coding sequence ATGGGTGATCGAACGGGGGACGAGATCGAGATGCTCGAGTACGTCACACGCTCACCGACCCGAGTACGGATCCTCGAGACGCTGGCAGCGGAGGGTGACGTTTCGAGAGACGCGTTGCGAACGGTTGTCGACGTCGTGCGAACGACGCTCCAACGGAATTTAGACGGGTTGGCGGAGCGGGGGCTGCTCCGCGAACGGGACCGACGATACGAGCTCACGTCGGCCGGTGCCCTCGTGGCGACGGCAGTGACGACGGCCGTCGACCGGGTCGGAGCGGCGATTCGGTTGCGGCCGGTGCTCGAGCGAATTCCGGCGACCGAACTCGGGTTCGATCTCGAGCGGCTGGTCGACGCGACGGTCGTCGAGTCCACTACGGCGAACCCCTACGCTCCGGTCGAGCGTCACGCGGCGAGCCTGGCCGACGCGGCACACGTCAGAGCGATACTGCCCGCGACGGGGGCGAACCCGCTCGAGACGTCACGGGAGGCCATCGAATCGGGGGCCGTGTTCGAGTTGCTGGTCACGGAGTCGGTTGCCGAGACGCTGCGGACGGACCCAGCGATCGCGGACACCTTCGCGGCGATGGTCGATGCGGAGTCGCTTTCCGTCTCGATCGTCGAGGACGAGATCCCGTTCTATCTGGGGGTCGTCGACGACGCCGTCCAGATCGGTGTCCACGACGAGAGCGGACTGCCGACGGCGCTCTTGGAGTCGACCGACGCGCGAGTCAGAGAGTGGGCGATCGGTCGGTTCGAGACCCTCGCGGAGCGAGCGACCGAGATGGATATCGACGAGTAG
- a CDS encoding DUF5795 family protein, protein MSENRVVQGRMVTAEKLAELVEGDSVMEVDSIEEADEECPECGGNVLKVVYMPSVTELVTGWKCQDCDWSESDRD, encoded by the coding sequence GTGAGCGAAAATCGCGTCGTTCAGGGGAGAATGGTGACGGCCGAAAAACTCGCGGAGCTCGTCGAGGGCGACTCCGTGATGGAAGTCGATTCGATCGAGGAGGCCGACGAGGAGTGCCCGGAGTGCGGCGGGAACGTACTGAAGGTCGTCTACATGCCGTCGGTCACCGAACTCGTCACCGGCTGGAAGTGCCAAGACTGCGACTGGAGCGAATCTGATCGCGATTGA